In Hymenobacter volaticus, the genomic window TTCGGCAAATTCGTGGAAACCGTCACGCTCAAGGAAGGCGAAACCACTTCTGAAACCACTTTAGTTGACCACGCATGAGCAGCCAGTATAAAGACCTGAAGCAATATTGCTACGAAGCCAACATGCAGCTGCCCAAGCTCGGGCTGGTGCTGTTCACTTTCGGCAATGCCAGCGTGGTGGACCGCGACAAGGGCGTTTTCGCTATCAAGCCGAGCGGCGTACCCTACGAGAAGCTGAAGCCCGAGGACATCGTCATCGTGGATTACGACAACAACATTGTGGAAGGGGAGAAGCGCCCGTCGTCGGATACCAAGACGCACGCGCTGCTCTTCAAGCAATGGGAAAGTATTGGCGGCATCGTGCACACGCATTCCACCTACGCTACCGCTTGGGCCCAAACCCAAACCGATATTCCGATCCTCGGCACCACCCACGCCGACCACCTCACCACCGACGTGCCGTGCGCGCCGCCTATGGCCGACGAACTGATTCAGGGCGACTACGAGCACCAAACCGGCTGGCAAATCATTCAGGAATTCGAGCGGCGCGGTATTTCGCCCACCGAAGTGGAAATGATTCTGGTTGGCAACCACGCGCCCTTCACATGGGGTAGCACCGTGGAAAAAGCCGTTTACAACAGCGCCGTGCTCGAAGAAATTGCCCGTTTGGCGTATCTGAGCTGCACGTTGCGCCCCGAAGTACCCCGCTTGAAAGACGCCCTCATTCGCAAGCACTACGAGCGCAAGCACGGCGCCAACTCTTATTACGGTCAGTAGCACCGCCTCCTGGCAGCGGTGCATGCCGCTGCCTGTCTCACCTTATTCTACCTTCCAAACCCTGCACCAGCTACCCGTTGGTGTTCCATTCTAATCCGCCAACTGCACTTGGCGCCACAAGCATGATCGACATTTCGCAATACGAAGCCTGGTTTATCACGGGCAGCCAGCACCTCTACGGTCCCGAAACCCTGGAACAGGTTGCTGCCCACTCGCAGGAAATTGCTGCTGAACTAGGTACCAAACTGCCCATCAAGATTGTATACAAGCCCGTGCTGACCGGCCCGGAGGAAATTTACAAGCTGGTGCAGGAAGCCAACACCACCGAAAACTGCGTGGGTCTGATTGCCTGGATGCACACCTTCTCGCCCGCCAAAATGTGGATCAACGGCCTGAAGATTCTGCAAAAGCCGCTGGCGCACTTGCACACCCAATTCAACCGCGACATTCCGTGGGCGGATATCAACATGGACTTCATGAACACCAACCAATCGGCGCACGGCGACCGGGAGTTTGGTTTCATTGGGGCCCGCATGGGTATCAAGCGCAAAGTGATTGTGGGCCACTGGCAGGACAGCGCCGTGCACCAGAGCCTGAATGTGTGGTCGCGCGTGGCCTCGGCTTGGGCCGACTGGCAGGGCGCCCGCTTCGTGCGCTTCGGCGACAACATGCGCTACGTAGCCGTAACCGAAGGCGACAAAGTGGAAGCGGAAATCAAGTTTGGCTACTCCGTGAACACCTACGGTATCGGCGACTTGGTAGCCGTTATCAATGAAGTGAGCGACGCCCAAATCGATGAACTGCTAACCACCTACGAGCAGGAGTACGAACTGGCTGACACGCTGAAGGACGGCGGCAGCCAGCGCGAGTCACTGCGCGACGCGGCCCGTATCGAGGCGGGTATGCGCAAGTTCTTGCAAGACACCAAAGCCAAAGGCTTCACCGATACGTTCGAGGATTTGCACGGCATGGCGCAGCTGCCCGGCATCGCCACGCAGCGCCTAATGGCCGAGGGCTACGGCTTCGGCGGCGAAGGCGACTGGAAAACGTCGGCGCTGGTGCGGGCCATGAAGGTGATGGGAGCGGGGCTGCCCGGCGGCAACTCGTTTATGGAAGACTACACCTACCATTTCGCGCCGAACAACAACCAAGTGCTGGGTTCGCACATGCTGGAAATCTGCCCCACCATTGCCGAGGGCAAGGTGCGCGCCGAAATCCATCCGTTGGGCATTGGCGGCAAAGCCGATCCGGTGCGCTTGGTGTTCAACTGCCCGGCTGGCGAAGGTCTCAACGCCACCATCGTGGACATGGGCAACCGGTTCCGCATGATTGTAAATGAAGTGGTGGCCGTGGCCCCCGAGCAAGATTTGCCGAACCTGCCGGTAGCCCGCGTGCTCTGGAAAGTGAAGCCCGACCTAGCGACGGGCGCCGCCGCCTGGATTTTGGCTGGCGGTGCTCACCACACCGGCTTCAGCCAGAACCTGACGGCCGAGTACTTGGAGGACTTCGCAGAAATGGCGGGCATCGAATACGTTCTTATCGACGACGACACCAAGTTGCGCACTTTCAAGAACGAGCTGCGCTACAACGAGGTAGCCTTCGGTGGCCGCTAGCCAAGGGTAAGCCTAGTTGAGCAAAGGCAATAAAATTCCAAAAAATGTCCTCTCCGCAGGACCCCTGGCGGGGAGGACATTCATTTTGTCTTAATAATTCTCACTAAAATTAAGCTCTCATTTACTCTCCTCATTTCCCACGTTCCCTTTAATTAACTCATGCGTAACAACCTTACCACGCTTGACCTACTTGTCTTTCTCTTTTACCTCGTAGGGGTTTCGGCCTACGGGTACTACGTGTATAAAAGCAAGCAAAAGGCCGAGCAAAGCACCAAAGACTACTTTCTGGCCGAGGGTTCCTTGACTTGGTGGGCTATTGGAGCCTCGATGATTGCCTCCAACATATCGGCCGAGCAGTTCATCGGTATGTCGGGGTCCGGCTTTAATGTGGGCGTGGCAGTGGCGGCGTATGAGTGGGTGGCAGCTATTGTACTCATTATTGTGGCGGTGTTCTTCATGCCGATTTACTTGAAAGAGAAAATCTTCACGATGCCGCAGTTTCTGGAGCAGCGCTACAACACCACGCTGAGCCTGATTATGAGTATCTTCTGGTTGTTTCTCTACGTGTTGGTCAACCTGACATCCATCCTCTACCTCGGGGCGCTGGCCATTAGCAACCTGATTGGGGGCGGCAGCTTCCACTTGATTATGGTAGCGCTGGCCGTGTTTGCCTTGCTGATTTCGCTCGGCGGTATGAAAGTGGTAGGCTATACCGACGTAATTCAAGTGGTCGTGCTGGTAGTGGGCGGTCTGGTAACCACCTACATTGCGCTGGACGTGGTGAGTACCAAATTTGGCTTGGGCGGCGGTGCCATTTCGGGCTTCAAGGCCCTGATGGACAATGCTGGTGACCACTTCAAGATGATCTTCCCGAAACCTGGGCCCGATACGCCGCAGGAGGATATAAATAAGTACATCGCGCTGCCCGGTATTGCCATGTACTTCGCTGGGCAGTGGATTGTAAACCTCAACTACTGGGGTTGCAACCAGTACATTACGCAGCGCGCCCTCGGTGCTGATTTGCACACGGCCCGCACCGGTATCCTGTTTGCCGGTATGCTGAAACTGATGATGCCAGTAATTGTAATGCTGCCCGGTATTGCCGCCTACGTGCTCTTTAAAAACGGCGAGCTGCAGCAGGAAATGTCTTCCACCGGCGCTTTCAACTCCGACAACGCTTACTCCGCTGTACTTACCTTCTTGCCTAACGGCTTGAAAGGTCTCTCGATGGCGGCCCTGACGGCAGCCATTGTGGCCTCGTTGGCTGGTAAAGTCAACTCGATTTCCACCATCTTCACCCTCGATATCTACAAGCGTTACATCAACAAAGACGCTACTGAGAAGAAGCAGGTGTGGGTTGGCCGCTTGGCTATTTTGGCTTCTGTGGTAATGGGCGTGGCTCTTACTTGGGAAGACTTGCTCGGTATCGGCGGCGAGGGTGGTTTCCAGTTTATTCAGAAATACACCGGCTTCATTTCGCCCGGTATCTTGGCTATCTTCCTGTTGGGTATGTTCTGGAAGCGCACCACGGCTACGGCAGGTATTGTGGGCATCTTGGCCGGCTTCATCCTGTC contains:
- a CDS encoding sodium:solute symporter family transporter — protein: MRNNLTTLDLLVFLFYLVGVSAYGYYVYKSKQKAEQSTKDYFLAEGSLTWWAIGASMIASNISAEQFIGMSGSGFNVGVAVAAYEWVAAIVLIIVAVFFMPIYLKEKIFTMPQFLEQRYNTTLSLIMSIFWLFLYVLVNLTSILYLGALAISNLIGGGSFHLIMVALAVFALLISLGGMKVVGYTDVIQVVVLVVGGLVTTYIALDVVSTKFGLGGGAISGFKALMDNAGDHFKMIFPKPGPDTPQEDINKYIALPGIAMYFAGQWIVNLNYWGCNQYITQRALGADLHTARTGILFAGMLKLMMPVIVMLPGIAAYVLFKNGELQQEMSSTGAFNSDNAYSAVLTFLPNGLKGLSMAALTAAIVASLAGKVNSISTIFTLDIYKRYINKDATEKKQVWVGRLAILASVVMGVALTWEDLLGIGGEGGFQFIQKYTGFISPGILAIFLLGMFWKRTTATAGIVGILAGFILSVFFNNYAVGVMGTETILYTAFPNGHGGYEIPFLICMGLSFAFTVLLMVVVSLAGPAINPGAINLTPGMFKVSTQTMSLIVVTLLLITALYAKFW
- the araA gene encoding L-arabinose isomerase, which produces MIDISQYEAWFITGSQHLYGPETLEQVAAHSQEIAAELGTKLPIKIVYKPVLTGPEEIYKLVQEANTTENCVGLIAWMHTFSPAKMWINGLKILQKPLAHLHTQFNRDIPWADINMDFMNTNQSAHGDREFGFIGARMGIKRKVIVGHWQDSAVHQSLNVWSRVASAWADWQGARFVRFGDNMRYVAVTEGDKVEAEIKFGYSVNTYGIGDLVAVINEVSDAQIDELLTTYEQEYELADTLKDGGSQRESLRDAARIEAGMRKFLQDTKAKGFTDTFEDLHGMAQLPGIATQRLMAEGYGFGGEGDWKTSALVRAMKVMGAGLPGGNSFMEDYTYHFAPNNNQVLGSHMLEICPTIAEGKVRAEIHPLGIGGKADPVRLVFNCPAGEGLNATIVDMGNRFRMIVNEVVAVAPEQDLPNLPVARVLWKVKPDLATGAAAWILAGGAHHTGFSQNLTAEYLEDFAEMAGIEYVLIDDDTKLRTFKNELRYNEVAFGGR
- a CDS encoding L-ribulose-5-phosphate 4-epimerase — its product is MSSQYKDLKQYCYEANMQLPKLGLVLFTFGNASVVDRDKGVFAIKPSGVPYEKLKPEDIVIVDYDNNIVEGEKRPSSDTKTHALLFKQWESIGGIVHTHSTYATAWAQTQTDIPILGTTHADHLTTDVPCAPPMADELIQGDYEHQTGWQIIQEFERRGISPTEVEMILVGNHAPFTWGSTVEKAVYNSAVLEEIARLAYLSCTLRPEVPRLKDALIRKHYERKHGANSYYGQ